ACAACTTCTTACACTACTCACCACATGGGGCttcaaaatgcaaaaatactttCCCCCtgaattgcatgataaaatccATTCAAGGGGAAGACAGCATAAATACACCCAACccagaagaaaaataaaatggaaaactCTCGACACTCCCATCCATTCAAAACAGTGACCCCTCAGTTGTTCTTTCTAGAAATCATAGATGCAATAATCACTTCAGCCAGAAACAAACCAAGAAGCCTTCGACATGGACCCTGAATAGACTGCCCACTTTAGAAAATTGTCTTATGACCCTTAATCTTGTCGAAAACCACGCTGAAGGAAACCATTGCCTCTAGCAACAGAACCCCGACCGCCCACCCGAGCTCTTGGCGCATCTGTTTGGTAACTGCCTCTGCCTCTTCCCCTTCCTGGTCAAGACAATTCAGATGTCAAATAAAAGGATGTCTAACCAAACTAACTTGTTCAGCTAATTCTTAATCATGTCATTTCAACAATAGACAGGAGAATAACTACTCCATTAAGCGAACCAATGccattttgaaaatgaatgcAGAAGAAACTAGGTAGAATTTGGAGTAAAAACATTTCCAAACCAATTTGGCTTAGCGCCCCAAGAGGATAAGAATTACCTCCTCCCTTTGCTTCCAAGAGTATCATGACACAGATAATCCAATCACCAGGAGAAGGCACCACCTGGTGAAAACACTTCTCTTGCTTTTGGAAACCAAAATACAGATGAAGAGATACTGTGTTTGATGAAACAATTTAAAGGTACTTCTCCATACTGATACTATCAACAAAACAACTAGAATACATACTGCCAAATCCACCATCATGTCTACAACCTTCATCAGCACTGGTTACACCAACCTAAACTTGAAAGTCTCAATTCAACCACAACCAACACCATCTAATTATTAAGCCAACCCTTCTAGTGGTGTAAGCCTATCTTATTGCAAATTGGTGCACTTCAAGCACACCACTAAAGAAATAACCTAAGGCCCACAACAGAAGGACCCTAATCTAGCACAATTTCCAACAACTAAACCAGACATTATTCCTAATGCAGCACAAAAAGTTTGTATCTAAATACACTACAAGACCAGGCCTGGTAATACTACAAAAAATTAAGAGCTTCTTCCCTCCAATTAGCACAACGTAGTTACATATTCATGTGTTAAACcatgttttaaaattcaatccttCCTTCCAGCACAGGTGATTCTATACATTTAACATTCCTCTTGTTAACATCAATTTTGATGGGTATCTTTCATATGGGCTTAGTGGATATGCAAAGTAGTAGAGGTATGCACCTTGCAGTCAAATTCGAGTAACAGCCTAATATTAAGAAGAATACGGCTAAATGCCCAATTTGTAAAACTTTTGCTCTCTGACCCTCCCACTAATGGGGTATCTCTGTAACATACCACAATAAAAACTACACTTGCTCAAGATATTCATGACACAAAAGGACAGCAGCTCTTTCGCTCTATGTATCTCCTTTTCTCTCAATAGAACTCACATCTACCACAGACatgaaataattaagaaaaaaaatcctcagATCATGTCAATCTAGAAATgtatctcttttcttttactttggcAGGATCACCTATTTAGTAGGACCTACAGCAACAACTGCCTCCAACACATACTCCATATCCATATCCACATCTAAATCACATCATGTCTCAACAGGTTCTTAGAACACTTCAGAAATTTAActttaatagaaaaaagatCGAGGCACTTACTTCCTCCTCGAGAAGTGCTGCTGCTGTTTGCCCTTCTCTCCTCAATATAGACTTGCCTCCCTCCTAATTGTATTGGAGATGCCTACAGGAAACCAAAGGTACATAAGGCTTATAAATTACAAAGAATCCTCAATGaaaacatatgcaaaattaAATGCTAGTAGACTATCTGAAAGGTTATAACAACAAATAAGGCAAATCAATTCCTTCATGCTCCACTATTATTACAGAAATTGATCTTAGAAATGGTTGTAAGGAACTCAAAATTTCAACAATGGATAAAAAAGGATCAATATTGGTTGATAACAAATTATACAACCAAGGTAAAGAGAGGAAGATTTGTTGTTTAGAGAGGCCACCTTGCATGCATAGGGTAACCACCAACATCTTGATACTTTTTTGTTACAAAATACTTAACTAAGGCAACtatgctttttccaaaatatttttttacccaAATTGGGCCTCAGGAAGCAAGATAATAGATAACTTAGGAAAAGACCATGGCTTGGAACTTGAATGTAATATGTAAAACAGTAGGCCTCAAAAATTTAGGAACTCTATCCACATGTAGAAGATTTAAAACACAGAACTGAGCAATTTTAAACATGATAACCTATTCAAACCTTGATTGCATTTTGAACACCAGGAATATCTTCAAACTCAACAAATGCATAGCAAACTCCACTCTCCTGCACAGCAATAATTTGTTAGCAAGGGTTAGCATACATATAAAATGTAAGGGCACACATTTTAAAGAGCAGAGATGGAAATTAACCATGCGGTTTCTAATGAACACGCCTCCAGGCTTGATTCTACCAAAGTTCTTAAACTCCTGCTCGATATCATCAGTAGAAACAGATGGGGGCAAATTTCTCACATAGACAGATCCTGATTCACCTGAAAAGGTGGATTCTCAAGAATTAATTCAATACACCTCAATTATGAATGCTTACCAAGTATTATCTTGACAATGTAAAATAGTCATTTCAGGAGATGCCAGAAGCACTATTAACACTTGAATTGTTTTGCAACATGCTAATATTTGAATGACATATAAAAGTCAAGTTTAAAAGGCATAACCATCACAGTACCCTttggtaaataattttttaagattacTCAGAATTTCTACAAGATCTTTACAAATGCCTAGAATCATATATTGAAATTAGAAGGGTTGGTTTTGATATTCAAAAAACATTTTGGTTCTTGATATCTAGTATGTGGAAGAGGGACATGTCACATGTTGGCACACCAGAACATCAGCTCAATTCTCACATACAGCATGAAGTTCGTCTTCTAAAATTGTTAACAGAATAAACACTATGGGAAAGGAGGATACTCAATGtatcaatgaaataaaattatttaattataaagtAAAGACTAAGAAGTCAACCTTCTTCTAGAGCTGAACCTTCCTCCACTGCCTCCACACCATATTCAGGCACAAGTGATGATGGATAGTTTGATGGCTGGACACTAGAGGGATGCGTATAATTCCACTCTGAAGCAGGAGGGCTGATCTTGTTAAGAACTGGTTGAGCAGCTACTGATGACGAGGGTTGTCCTTTAGCCCGCAGCTTTATAGTAATTAGCATTTTAAACACCAcaaggagggaaaaaaaatcagtaaAAAGAAACCACCaacaactttaattttcaacaaTAGCTTTTactcaaacaaagaaaaggaaCTAACTTTTCAACAAGACCACACCACAGGGGGGATTTTTACTTCATGGCTTTGCCTTGCACCATCCCCACCACCACCTCTCCCCACCATCCCCAAAAACAAAAGAGGCAGACACAGAATAGAAGGGAGAGTGGGGGAAGAAAGGGAGATGCATGGCACGATTCTTTTAATAGGTTACACTAAATATACATAGCTTTCAGATGGAAGAATTTGgttcttttaataatttatctcataCACACATGGATTTTAGAAGTTATCAATTCCCAAAGTGAATTTGATGGGGTCCAATATGAGTTTTGCTCACAAAAATAAACCATCTCTCAGTCAAGATAGATGGTTATAGCAGATTCATCCCTTAAGTAAGAACCAACACATGCACAGGCACAATTTTGCATGCACATGCACAAAACATAAAGATGCACATGCACAATCTAAAACAACTAGAAGAGATGCATACTATAGAAGCATAAGTTTTCTTTGGAGGCTCTCCAACAGGTTCCTCCACAGAAGCAGCCTGCGGTTCTTGCACCATGTTTGCCACATTTTGAAGTGAAGCGGATGATTCTTCTACAGCAGGTTCCTCTACAGAACTTTCAACCTCAAAGTCttgttgttgctgctgctcTGAGAGAGTGTAGCTATCAACTGGATGATCTGGGATACTATAGTCATCAATTGGATGCTCTGGGTGACTATAGTTATCAATTGGATTCTCTGGGTGACTATAATTATCAACTTGATCATCTTCAAGATGAACTGAATTGATATAGTCCCTGGCTTCTTCTTCCAATGCATAGCTAGAGGCTGCCAAATACattaatgacaaataaaatctttggtttatatttcaataaccaagagaaaaaaagaaaagaaaaaagaaaagaaaaggaaacagGAACATAAAACATACATCAAACTCTACACAGAAATTTTTAACTGAAAACCAGGATAGATTACCAACTGTTAACTAATAATTCAGCCTTCCATTTCTTCAGCTAAAATGAAGACATGATGATATAACTGAGTAATACATAGAAGTATACAATCTTACAACTAGAAgcaatttttcttttcagaaaaaaaaaataaaaataaaaaacaaattctaattaatcctttttttttctttttttccttttgctactaaatttataatttttccccAGAACATCTAAAAAGAAGCATGGTCTGGACCAAGTAAAACTTGTTGACGAAGTGAATAGTGAATAGGAAGCCATAAAAACAAATAGGCAGTCCATATGGCTACAACTATTTATCATCACAGTTTTGACCAAAGACCATATGAAAACAATTTGATCATTCATATACAATTACTAGAAACAAATGTAGTGAGTGAAAGTTCTTAAACAACAAACCAAATCACAACACCtacttatcaaaaaacaaaaaaccaccTGTCGGCTCAGGGATAGAATTCGATGCACTAGATTGGGTATTAACTTCATTCTCAGACACTATGGCTGCTGAATTTTGGGGAATCATTTCTTCATTAACGAACTGAAAGATATCATTGAGAACGTAAAAACCCTTTTCCTGGGGAGCAAGGAAAAAGGTCTCCACAAATTTCCTCCCACTGAAATCCTTGGCTTTGACAGAACCTGAAACCACAACGAGAATGCCTCCATTCCATGACTCAACAGCATTAATCGTCTTGATATTAATGCCAGTGTAATTCAGTGATGTGATAAGTGCATGGATGTCctggagaggaaaaaaaatgcagtaAGTTAATTTTGTTCCACAGCCCATGGGGGGAAAGGTAATACAATCTTGATTTAGTCGTAAAAGGCCTCTATAAGAAACAGATAGTTGTCCAAGTCCACTCAATCAGATTATTGCAAAAACATTGACATAGTTTCAACAATTATCTTTTAGTGCACTTCACTTTTTTGTTTAGTCCGAGATAATTTTCCTGACTTCAGATTGCATAACACCCGGTGCCCTTCTAtaattaggaattattttttgtaattctaGTTGTCTACTGTTTAACATatagccaagaaaaacaaaaatataagaagCACAATCATAATGGTGTTGCCTCTTACGACCACAACAATAATACAATCCCATCATGATGACAGAAGGAAtcagaaaaatcaatttttaaccaaacaaaatttCAACAGTCACAAGGTGAACAatctaaactaatatagaaaagaaaagtttcATCAGGTTTTCCTTGATTTAAAAAAGAACACTCAACAAATACAACAATAAGAGTAAAAATTCAGTGACATGCAAAAAAACAGATGCATgcataagagagagagagaacattTGTAAACTCCAGCACCAGTAGAATAAAGCTCTCACTGGAGAGGTGGCTGGAGTTGATATAGTGAATCTTGGGCTACTAGATGAGGACTAAGTATTTGTCTTGTTGCTTTTCCAGAGTTGAAGAGGGGGGATCTTAAGTTGTCCTAGAGGCAATAAACCAGAGGTTTTAATTTAAAGATCTCCTGTGTTACAGGCTTTAATGTTTGTAGTTCAtctgtttttttattcaagTTGGTATGCAAGTTTTGTTCCATCTTTATTTTCAAGTTGTTCCAGATCACAGAAGGTAAGGTGCATACGCACATCCATATAGTAAAATAAcatcaataaaaggaaatacCCTCTgccatttaaatttttgagatCCTGTCAAAGAAACATAGAGTAAGGGTGGTCCAGATCGGAAAAAAGGTcttcatttctaaaaattcaCTTTGATGGTAAATCATTCTCTGATGTTTCTTcattcttatattaaaaaagaatatgataAGAAAATAACCTTTTTTCACTCTAATGAGATATGGCACCTTCAGTAAGAATTCTTTTGAAACTGCACTGCTAAATATgctttttgttaaaagaattttcAGCATTTCCCCTTTTCTATTTCCAAAAGAGAAATTGGTTTTCTTAAAacagaaattttttttcaatttgaaaacaaatgaaacaaaattggaTCTCTaagaaacaaatttaaacaTTTGTTTAAGGAAAAACTTAAGATCTAATTTTAcaagatttataaaaataaatgaaagaaccTATGAATCTTCACTATCCCATGAGATTGGCCTTAGGTGGAGGCAAAGAATACATCCTTGATTTAATCATATCTTGATATATAACAAGGATGAAGGAAGTAATGGgaacaataattttcaataaagtgTTACCCAAGAAGAATAGCAGTAGATATCCACATCAAATATCTCACACAAACAACTGTTCCAACCATCAACAAGCACATAAAAATGATACGGCTACAAGTATTCTTCAGAACATACAGAAATGCCATCAGCATATGATCagatatcatatttcatttagatgtaatacatatataaatgcTTTTTATTATGTACATCATAAAGCAGCTATGCAGAGGTCTCAGTTATTTGTAGGCGGTCTCAGACAATTACAATGCTATTCATATAGAAATTATGggcttgataaaaaaaaacaagaaaacctGTTTGgcaattagaaaacaaaaaacagagtGTTTTTTGGAAATGAACTATAGTTGTTTtcagttattttcacttgttttatgaatattgttttaaaaaataatgagataaatatgaaaaataattggagATAAAGCActatatacaaaatttatttttaaaattattggaaacatagaaaacaagtaaaaaatatttaagttccCAAACAGACTTGTTCTAGAAAACATCATAGAACAGTTTCCAAAAATTGcactcaaaaactgttttttgagaACAGCTTTCAAAAACATTCCCAAATAGACCCtatatttttacaatgaaaaatGTTCAGGATGTTGCACTAAATTATATTGTATACCCCTAGGATCTTATTAGTCATATCTTTCCCAAATCCTGCCAACTATGCTTGTATAAAATTTTCACATCCATGCATAACGAAAGCAAGGATATTTAAGGGTAAGGTGTAATAGAGGAGTTAAGGCTACCAAATTATCCATTTAACATGCTGTTCTTCACAATGTATACAGGTGCAAATAAAGACAAATAAAGAAAAGCAGACCATAAACACAGTTTGTCATTACTTTCAAGAAGAAATCATGTGAGTTTATAGGTGCTCCCTAATCTTTCTAGGACAAGGGTTCCCTAGAGTTTAAGGCCAAAATAGTctgtttgaagaaaaaataaccAAAGTAGATCTCCTTCCAAAATATTTACCAATCTAATCTTTGCTATTACATGTTCATTGacgtgactttttttttttttttgagtgtATAAAACCACAATTGGTAAGTGTGGTTTtagctttaaatttaaaaccacagttaccaactgtggttttaaaatggaaaataaataaataaataaataaatatataaagttgAATTTGGTGTTGTCCGGACACACTACTTTGACAActactttgacaaatattttgaacaCAAATCTAGATCAAGAATTATTTTTACGAAAAAGATTACTTTTGAGTTTATAAAACCATAATTGGTAAGTGTGGTTTtagctttaaatttaaaaccacagttaccaACTGTGGTTTTTACCCACTGTGGTTTTAAAAcggaaataaatatataaagttgAATTTGGTGTTGTCTGGACACActactttgacaaatattttgaacaCAAATCTAGATCGAGAATTATTTTTACGAAAAAGATTACTTTGACCAGAAACTCGGTTCCCTAAGCCTTCTAGGACAGGTGTTACACAATTCCCATACCCAATTTTTTCCATGTTCACACAGCACTCAGAAGATCCAAGAAATCAGCCACCTTTACCACCGAAAAAAACAACCTACTAAATGATAAATAGGAGTTAGCAAATCAGATTGGGTTTTGGCCCGCCCATACAACCGCAGTACTAAAATCTGAccaaagatatttttttttcctcacttcAATTTATCTCATCATTTTAAAGCACACAACCAATCCCAGACATCTCCTCAATCTCTATATCTCAACacaccaaataaaaaatcaataaaaaaaagcGCAATACATATAGACGGCATCTGGATAAGAGAAATACCACCATTGCAGACGCGGACTCTTTGGAATCCCCATCGATCCTAATCATCGTGCTCGAATCGGTGTAGAACTGATGAACAAAATCAGGTTGTTGCCGAAGAACGTGATAGTACTGAGACACAAAGTAGGAACCGACctggaaaaaaattaacaaacacCATGAGCATCAAGACAACAACTTCAACATAACAACACAACACCCAAATCTGCGCTTTATAGGTGGCAATCATCACCTCAGAAGCAGTGACAGATGCGGGATACGTAGACGCCATTATTGCTTCAGCCCAACAGAACAAGCATGCAACGATGACGATCCTGCAAAACCCTAAACAGACACCAGAAACctaaatttcagaaaaaaaagtTAGGGTTCCACcaataatatgataaatagtTTTGCACCTCTTTGTAGATAGGGAAAAAACGAGGCTTGAAGAAAAATCAGGGTTTTAGAAAGAGAAGGAGCAAGAGGGGGtagcagagagagagagacgagGGTTTTAGAAATACCAAAAAGGCAGAGGCTTTGGGCAGATCTGGAGAGAGAGAAGACACAACTCCACTGGCTCTGAGACTATTTATAGTTAATACAGTGTTCCACAGTAAGATACTGTACATCACTCAACTCTATGATAACGTATTCACAAGTGAAATCAGAGCCGTTAAACTCCTGGTGAGTTGAAGTCAACGGTTTTGGACggttgagaaataaaaatgttgGTTACGTTGCCATTTAGGGTAATGTCTCATTGGATTCTGACACAATGGGGTTTTTAAACTTCCACgccaactttaaaaaaataattctttaaaaatgataGATGGAAAAATATGCATAAATTTTACGGCACTTATTATCACATCGAAGATGTCTTTTCAAAATACATCttccataattttcaaattcaaatgacatgtatttataaaaaaattgaagatatatttttcataatttaaaaaattttaatttatattttatatttcttaaatttgattttatatcaAAGGTATACACCTTCTGGAATTCCTTAAAATATTagatttatactaaaagtgtatCTTATATTGCACAATTCCATAAAATCCAATATATGCTAAAAGTGTATCTTCAAAAGACATCTtccataatttcataaattttaatttatactacaagtgtctcttgaatttgattttatattaaaagtatcttcaagagacaccttttacaatttcaaaaaatttggatTTATATCGAAGGTGTCTTCATACAccggaaaattttgaatttatgttgaagagaaaccttccacaaaaggaaaaaaaaaatctatcacTTAATTAATATTACCTTGTATACAACTTGATGTTTAAAGTTTATCACATGTATACATTACaatcaatattttgacatttcgatccaaaaccaatcaaaacaagtaaacCAATGTAAAATAAGTCCAAAATAGGTAGAATACTATAAAacttatattaataaaaagttagtcAATCCAAAATATAACAAGCATAAATATACATCATGAATATTTGTTCAAAACAATAATAAACAAACTATTAACAATATCCAAAATACAAGTCACATTTGGTAACATCCTCAATGTGTACCGCATGAAGGAGTTTTCCTCTTTTGTTGTGGATATCCATGATATGCATGTTCCACTATTGGCTCATGGGGTTGACATGTACCCTCCCCCCATGAGATCGATGACCACATCTCCTACTACATCATCGACCATGTCCTTGACCACGATCATTCTTTTGTCCTCGTTGATCACTTATCAACCAATGTAGTTTTCTATTCACTATGGTGATGATGCAACAAGTGGTACTACAGGTAGGTCatcaattattttatcattcttgtAACACACAATTGTAATCAAACTATCCATTCATGTAcctaaaaataatcaaataaaagataatataagATTGAATTGATaataactaagaaaaaaaagaaagaataataatgatgatgatgatggctatgatgatgataataataatagtaataatagtaatgattgAATCTCAATACCTTATTTAGTTGAAATACCAAAAATCTAGTATttgtaaaaggaaaattaacttttaaaagaaatagaatagTAATTTTCATACGaacaatttcaaaaatcaaccaaAAGTCAACCTTggatttgattatattattttggaaaaaaatgatcCACAATTGACAAGTTATAGAAATATCTAAATATGTCCTTAAAaggaagtttaaaaaataataattattattattcatattattactaataacaacaaatttaagcaaatttcagttaaataattttatcattattattagcaTTAGTagaactaattttattttattaatattataactatTATCATAATTATTGTTAGAGGTGCAATTTAGATGGGTTGGTTTGACCCACCTTAATATTGTAGAGGGTTtgaataagtatttttttatactagGTTAGTTTTggttaaattttcttaatgttAACTCAATTTTGAGTTGAATTTGGCAACTTCAACCTAAAACAaagttgatttaatattttataataattgtaatttattttattataccaatattttgtttatatcatttaaaataattttaaaagaaaaaatgtgaaatttattatttataattaaaatttaattataattttaaaagataaatagatttgtttttttattatttcaaaatgatATGTTATTTACCATTTAAAGTTTGgcataaatgtataaaatataaaattaaaaagaccATTACAAATAGGTTTCATCCGGTTTGTCTCCTCTTTAATCAAATATGTTTCATTCAACTTGTGTCCAATATAATCAATCCGAACTTAATTTCTGACTAAAAAATGTGGGAATGGATTAAGTTTGAATTGAACATTTTAGTTAAAGGTTGAGTTAAGCTACAATTTTGGTTGAATGTTTATTAATTCAAGTTAGCTCCAAAtccaatcaaacaaacaaacccaAGTTAGAGGCTTGTAGCTCTAATTGTTGTTAATATTGtcaatttactatttaaatacTTATTATTATGATGTCATCATATACAAACTAACCTTAGaagatataattttaaaaaaaaaaatcataagagtgGTCCACATTAGTAGGTTTTTACTAGGGCTTTTTTGGTTTGAgggaaatgagaaaagaaaagaaaaagactttTTTGGTttggaagaaatgagaaaaaggaaagaaagaaagaaaaataggttttttagGAATATTTCAAGTTCTTCTCCACATTAGTAGTTGATGTGGTTCAAATTGTGGtagattggaaaaaaaaaaaaagtacttttgtaaaaaaatcCAAGAGTATTGCCAATATAACATTATTGTTccttgaaaaatttaaaaacatatcaTTGCTTAGGAGTTTTTTAGCCCATGTTGTAGAAGCAATATGGTAGAGTCCTATATTTGGCAATACTCCTAAGCAATGATGTCTTTAAGCAATGATATGCCTTTCCATTTTTCAAAGAACAATAATGTTAATTTAGCTATACTCTTTAgactactatatatatatatatatcataagatTATATCATATTCCTTCTACAACATGGGCTAAAAAACTCCTAAGTAGTGATATGTCTTTCAatttgtatgtgtgtgtgttttatgAACAAAAAGTTAGTTGTGAAAGttaactaataataatatttgcgTCTTTAAAAAACCAATCTCACACTAGGAAACTATTAGATTGGAAGTGAGATTAAATCTCTCACTCacagaaggttttttttttttccttcgtttAGCAATTTGATATCGAGATCTTAGAGACATGTTCATATCGGTTTCCTAACAAGACCTTTGTCTTTAGACTTCTTGAGTAATGGTTGACGAAGACTAACACAATTCACTTACCATGCAAGAAGATGAGTATCATGTTAGAGGACATATCGATCAACAAAGCAAATCTATTCCTACAAATGATGATGATTATATGATGACACAATGGATTAGTAGAatacttaaaacattttaagtctGATGCACATATGGAGTTGCAAACACATAAAGTGTAGTTAATGTATGAAGTGGTTGAGTTTTCCATAGCCATGAGCATATGAACATATCCTTTTTGCATGGCCTGCTAGTGATG
Above is a genomic segment from Vitis riparia cultivar Riparia Gloire de Montpellier isolate 1030 chromosome 7, EGFV_Vit.rip_1.0, whole genome shotgun sequence containing:
- the LOC117919093 gene encoding nuclear transport factor 2; the encoded protein is MASTYPASVTASEVGSYFVSQYYHVLRQQPDFVHQFYTDSSTMIRIDGDSKESASAMVDIHALITSLNYTGINIKTINAVESWNGGILVVVSGSVKAKDFSGRKFVETFFLAPQEKGFYVLNDIFQFVNEEMIPQNSAAIVSENEVNTQSSASNSIPEPTASSYALEEEARDYINSVHLEDDQVDNYSHPENPIDNYSHPEHPIDDYSIPDHPVDSYTLSEQQQQQDFEVESSVEEPAVEESSASLQNVANMVQEPQAASVEEPVGEPPKKTYASILRAKGQPSSSVAAQPVLNKISPPASEWNYTHPSSVQPSNYPSSLVPEYGVEAVEEGSALEEGESGSVYVRNLPPSVSTDDIEQEFKNFGRIKPGGVFIRNRMESGVCYAFVEFEDIPGVQNAIKASPIQLGGRQVYIEERRANSSSTSRGGRRGRGRGSYQTDAPRARVGGRGSVARGNGFLQRGFRQD